A portion of the Thermoflexus sp. genome contains these proteins:
- a CDS encoding TIGR00269 family protein — MAIRCRKCGREAAIMMRQHRLALCDAHYLEWFVEQTERTIRMFRMFDRSERVLVAVSGGKDSLSLWDVLLRLGYQADGLYIGLGIDGGIRYSDQSYEKCRRFVEERWPDARLIVVDVKEVYGETIPEVAARTLRGRDKPCAVCGLIKRYIMNRVAYDGGYAALATGHNLDDEVAVLFGNVMNWQVGYMARQGPVLPASRPGFARKVKPFCRFYERETAAYALLRGIDYIYDECPYAEGSTSIAYKEWLAKLEEERPGTKLRFYLGFLKAKEEGLIAFRTDEAELHACEKCGQPTSAPGICAFCRLWERRRPARTIAAPVLSVEE; from the coding sequence ATGGCGATCCGTTGTCGGAAATGCGGCCGCGAGGCGGCCATCATGATGCGCCAGCACCGGCTGGCCCTGTGCGATGCGCATTATCTGGAATGGTTTGTGGAGCAGACCGAGCGGACCATCCGGATGTTCCGGATGTTCGATCGCTCGGAGCGGGTGCTGGTGGCCGTCTCGGGAGGCAAGGACTCCTTGAGCTTATGGGATGTGTTGCTACGCCTGGGCTATCAGGCCGATGGGCTCTACATCGGCCTGGGCATCGACGGCGGTATCCGCTACTCCGATCAGTCCTATGAGAAATGCCGGCGCTTTGTGGAGGAACGCTGGCCGGACGCCCGGCTCATTGTGGTGGACGTTAAAGAAGTCTATGGCGAGACCATCCCGGAAGTCGCTGCCCGGACCCTGCGAGGGCGGGATAAGCCGTGCGCCGTATGTGGACTGATCAAGCGCTATATTATGAACCGCGTCGCGTATGATGGCGGCTACGCGGCCCTGGCGACAGGACATAATCTGGATGATGAGGTCGCTGTGCTCTTCGGCAATGTGATGAACTGGCAGGTCGGCTATATGGCCCGCCAGGGCCCTGTGCTGCCCGCCTCCCGACCGGGATTCGCCCGCAAGGTGAAGCCCTTCTGTCGCTTTTACGAGCGCGAGACCGCCGCCTATGCCCTGCTCCGGGGCATCGATTACATCTACGATGAATGTCCATACGCGGAGGGATCCACCAGCATCGCCTACAAGGAGTGGCTGGCGAAACTTGAGGAGGAACGCCCGGGTACCAAGCTTCGCTTCTATCTGGGCTTTCTGAAGGCGAAGGAGGAGGGCCTGATCGCTTTTCGGACCGATGAGGCCGAGCTGCATGCCTGTGAGAAGTGCGGGCAACCCACTTCGGCGCCGGGGATCTGCGCGTTCTGCCGGCTGTGGGAACGTCGACGGCCTGCCCGCACGATCGCCGCGCCGGTTCTCTCTGTGGAGGAGTAA
- a CDS encoding cobalamin-binding protein, with protein sequence MRIVSLLPGATELVCALGLEEQLVGVSHECDFPPEVVAHLPRLTRSTLPEGLSDPAAIDAAVREKARRGEALYTIDEEQLAALEPDLVLTQALCEVCAVPQGQAVRASVRLRRSPRVIAVNTHRLEDLFESLQQIAEAAGVPERAESRIREWRHRLARVEAAVAGAPRPRVLMLEWLDPPFRCGHWIPDMVTIAGGTEIMGRAGEPSSRIRWEEIEKAQPEVIGLIPCGYRLNEVISAQSLLTRLSFWTRIPAVQKGEVYALDASAYFSRPGPRTIDGIELLAALLHPDRFHTPLVERAAQRLSPPPLSHHG encoded by the coding sequence ATGCGTATTGTCTCCCTTCTTCCCGGCGCCACCGAGCTGGTCTGCGCCCTGGGGCTGGAGGAGCAACTGGTGGGTGTCTCCCACGAATGTGACTTTCCGCCTGAGGTGGTCGCCCATCTACCCCGTTTGACTCGCAGCACCCTTCCCGAAGGCCTCTCCGATCCCGCTGCGATCGATGCGGCCGTTCGGGAGAAGGCTCGGAGAGGCGAGGCGCTTTACACGATCGACGAGGAGCAACTCGCCGCCCTGGAACCCGATCTGGTCCTTACCCAGGCTCTGTGTGAGGTCTGCGCCGTTCCCCAAGGCCAGGCCGTGCGGGCTTCGGTTCGGCTCCGACGCTCACCCCGCGTGATCGCAGTGAACACCCATCGCCTGGAGGATCTCTTTGAAAGCCTGCAGCAGATCGCGGAGGCCGCAGGGGTTCCCGAACGGGCAGAATCCCGAATCCGGGAATGGCGCCATCGCCTGGCCCGGGTGGAAGCGGCCGTGGCCGGCGCACCCCGGCCCCGAGTCCTGATGCTCGAGTGGCTGGATCCCCCCTTCCGCTGCGGCCACTGGATTCCGGACATGGTAACGATCGCAGGGGGAACGGAAATCATGGGGCGAGCCGGAGAGCCCTCCTCTCGGATCCGCTGGGAGGAAATCGAGAAGGCGCAACCGGAGGTCATCGGTCTCATCCCATGCGGATATCGCCTGAACGAGGTCATCTCGGCTCAATCCCTCCTGACTCGCCTGTCTTTCTGGACCCGAATCCCGGCGGTGCAGAAGGGGGAGGTCTATGCTTTAGACGCCTCGGCTTACTTCAGTCGGCCTGGCCCTCGCACCATCGACGGCATTGAGCTGCTTGCCGCCCTGCTCCATCCGGATCGCTTTCACACCCCGCTGGTGGAGCGGGCGGCGCAACGCCTATCGCCCCCTCCCCTCTCCCACCACGGATGA
- a CDS encoding NUDIX hydrolase → MNRPLIAPSELETLTAQFGPQPHQHATVIANGWWEEVRRSLSRRRGEVLMVIQRPGGEILVHTKAFYPPEAYRLLTGGIGWEETAWDALHREIEEETGLPVHSATWWGLITYTLYPSEAGRDQGIPFVSFVFHVYTEGEPRAADWAERIAAFRWISPEALPEIARRLESLDAPWRGWGAFRAIGHRFVWEHHREHLLLRP, encoded by the coding sequence ATGAATCGTCCGCTGATTGCGCCCTCCGAACTGGAAACCCTGACTGCTCAGTTCGGACCGCAGCCGCATCAGCACGCGACGGTCATCGCAAATGGATGGTGGGAAGAGGTGCGCCGGAGCCTGAGCCGGCGCCGGGGAGAGGTTCTCATGGTCATCCAGCGGCCAGGGGGTGAGATCCTGGTTCACACGAAAGCGTTCTATCCTCCGGAAGCCTATCGGCTGCTGACCGGAGGTATCGGATGGGAGGAGACCGCATGGGATGCTCTGCATCGGGAGATCGAGGAGGAGACCGGCCTGCCTGTGCACTCAGCAACATGGTGGGGTCTGATCACTTACACTCTCTACCCCTCAGAGGCGGGTCGGGATCAGGGCATCCCCTTTGTTTCATTTGTCTTCCATGTCTATACAGAAGGAGAACCCCGTGCAGCGGATTGGGCAGAGCGGATCGCTGCCTTCCGCTGGATCTCCCCGGAAGCCCTCCCCGAGATCGCCCGTCGTCTGGAATCCCTCGATGCCCCATGGAGGGGCTGGGGCGCCTTTCGCGCCATCGGACATCGCTTTGTCTGGGAACATCATCGCGAACACCTGCTTCTCCGGCCATAA
- a CDS encoding rod shape-determining protein, with product MTKRLGIDLGTANVLVYEVGRGIVLQEPSVVAMPVDGDEILAVGEEARAMYGRTPEVIEVIRPLRDGVIADYYVTERMLRYFIAKVCGPVRLFRPHVMISVPYGVTSVESRAVHEAAVAAGAHPGHVYLIPEPLAAALGAGLPVDTPTGNMVVDLGGGTTEAAVISMLGIVTAHSVRVGGIRMDEAIIGYVRRKYNMAIGEPTAEQVKIQIGTALPLDPPLTMEVQGRDLVTGLPRTITLSSEEVLEAIQEPLQAVIGVVRAVLERTPPELAADIIDRGMALVGGGAMLRRIDEFLTQQTGVPAYVADAPMACVAMGAGKALEHIHLFQRTLTTLWSSL from the coding sequence CTGACCAAACGTTTAGGGATCGATCTGGGCACCGCGAACGTGCTGGTCTATGAGGTCGGCCGGGGGATTGTCCTTCAGGAGCCCTCCGTGGTGGCCATGCCTGTGGATGGGGATGAGATCCTGGCGGTTGGGGAAGAGGCCCGGGCGATGTATGGCCGCACCCCGGAGGTCATTGAGGTGATTCGGCCTCTTCGGGATGGGGTGATTGCGGATTATTATGTGACCGAGCGAATGCTTCGGTATTTCATCGCCAAAGTATGCGGACCCGTCCGCCTTTTCCGCCCCCATGTGATGATTTCGGTCCCTTACGGGGTGACCAGCGTGGAGAGCCGCGCAGTGCATGAAGCGGCCGTGGCCGCAGGCGCCCATCCTGGCCACGTTTATCTGATCCCTGAGCCTCTGGCGGCCGCCCTGGGGGCGGGGCTGCCGGTGGATACTCCTACAGGCAATATGGTGGTGGATCTGGGCGGCGGCACGACCGAGGCGGCCGTGATTTCCATGCTGGGGATTGTGACTGCCCATTCCGTTCGAGTGGGCGGTATTCGTATGGATGAGGCCATCATCGGTTATGTGCGCCGCAAATATAATATGGCGATCGGAGAGCCTACCGCAGAGCAGGTGAAAATCCAGATCGGCACAGCCCTCCCGCTGGATCCTCCCTTGACGATGGAAGTGCAGGGAAGGGATCTGGTCACCGGCCTGCCGCGCACCATCACTTTGAGTTCGGAGGAAGTGCTGGAGGCGATCCAGGAGCCTCTCCAGGCCGTCATCGGGGTGGTTCGGGCTGTTCTGGAACGGACGCCGCCGGAGCTGGCGGCGGATATCATCGACCGGGGGATGGCCTTGGTGGGGGGAGGAGCGATGCTCCGGCGGATCGACGAGTTTCTCACCCAGCAAACGGGTGTCCCGGCTTATGTGGCGGATGCCCCGATGGCCTGTGTGGCGATGGGAGCCGGAAAAGCGCTGGAACATATCCATCTGTTCCAGCGCACGCTGACCACGCTCTGGTCCTCGTTATAG
- a CDS encoding F0F1 ATP synthase subunit epsilon, whose translation MSPMRLEIVTQERALFSGDVDMVVAPGVEGELGILPGHAPLLTALGVGPLLARRGGEELWFAIHGGFMEVTPEKVIVLADVAERAEEIDIARAEEARQRAEQILKERPAGVDLNAALAALRRSRVRLEVARRRRIRREGSAGSSAP comes from the coding sequence ATGAGCCCGATGCGCCTGGAGATCGTCACACAGGAGCGCGCCCTGTTCAGCGGGGATGTGGATATGGTGGTGGCCCCTGGAGTGGAGGGGGAGCTGGGGATCCTGCCCGGACATGCGCCGTTGCTGACCGCGCTGGGCGTTGGGCCGTTGCTGGCCCGGAGGGGGGGCGAGGAGCTCTGGTTTGCGATCCATGGGGGATTCATGGAAGTGACCCCGGAGAAGGTGATCGTCCTGGCGGATGTGGCGGAGCGGGCGGAGGAGATCGATATCGCGCGGGCTGAGGAAGCCCGTCAGCGGGCGGAGCAGATCCTGAAGGAGCGACCGGCGGGCGTCGATCTGAACGCCGCTCTGGCGGCTCTGCGCCGCTCCCGGGTTCGCCTGGAGGTGGCCCGCCGCCGCCGAATCCGTCGGGAAGGATCCGCTGGGTCCAGCGCTCCGTGA